The proteins below are encoded in one region of Hugenholtzia roseola DSM 9546:
- a CDS encoding Rpn family recombination-promoting nuclease/putative transposase → MQPNKTLRKMSKVNPKIDLVFKKLFGSEENKDILLSLINAILPTEKQVSEITLKNPYNVSDYAEGKLSILDIKAEDEQGNLYDIEMQLKGSNFYGKRTLYYWAKMFGSQMDYLTKEEQERKKRKTYFELHKCIVISLMDFEFFEDDKYHRCFTLKDRETNEIHPDLDYLDLYFVELEKFEHKYKTITTILDRWAAFLNNADVYSKNTLPKELAEIESIKKASEKLEVMYLNEKEREYYEAQQKHYLDENSRIQEAVEEAVQEAELKKQLEMAKNAIKEGFDNQIIAKLTGLMTEQIEQLRHKKQ, encoded by the coding sequence TTGCAGCCTAACAAAACCCTGCGGAAGATGAGCAAAGTCAATCCAAAAATAGATTTAGTTTTCAAAAAACTCTTTGGTTCAGAGGAAAACAAAGACATTCTATTGTCTTTGATTAATGCTATTTTGCCCACAGAAAAGCAAGTTTCCGAAATTACCTTAAAAAATCCTTACAACGTGTCGGACTATGCCGAAGGCAAACTATCCATTTTGGACATCAAAGCAGAAGACGAACAAGGGAATTTGTACGACATAGAAATGCAACTGAAAGGCTCAAATTTTTATGGTAAAAGGACTTTGTACTATTGGGCAAAAATGTTTGGTTCGCAAATGGATTATCTTACCAAAGAAGAACAAGAAAGGAAAAAACGCAAAACCTACTTCGAGCTTCACAAATGTATTGTCATTAGTTTAATGGATTTTGAATTTTTCGAAGATGATAAGTACCATCGCTGTTTTACGCTGAAAGACCGAGAAACAAACGAAATTCACCCTGACTTAGACTATTTAGATTTGTATTTTGTGGAATTGGAAAAATTTGAACATAAATATAAAACTATAACGACTATTTTAGACAGGTGGGCTGCATTTTTGAACAATGCAGATGTCTATTCCAAAAACACCCTTCCAAAAGAATTGGCAGAAATAGAGTCTATCAAAAAGGCAAGTGAAAAATTGGAGGTAATGTACTTGAACGAAAAGGAACGTGAATATTACGAAGCCCAACAAAAACATTACCTCGACGAAAATTCAAGAATACAAGAAGCAGTAGAAGAGGCTGTACAAGAAGCAGAACTTAAAAAGCAACTTGAAATGGCTAAAAATGCAATAAAAGAAGGTTTTGATAATCAAATAATAGCCAAATTGACAGGTTTGATGACTGAGCAAATAGAGCAATTACGCCACAAAAAGCAATAA
- a CDS encoding N-6 DNA methylase has product MDIFISAELNKPKKLIYKQDLTPINNLKVVFREIRDYFAGNVTGITRDEKIAQNIMRLLFCKIYDEKYTEKEQLVNFANRPNENLPDFQKRIFTLFENVKNQYTDIFETEEELEIQANDLSFIVSKMEEHSILNADRDIIADAFEELIGTSFRGGEGQFFTPRNVVQMMIDVLQPTSGERIIDPACGSGGFIAHILQHLIKNKASNYYLSGIDKDLFLSKLAKIYLTILGESEYHIFCENSLEVPTLWKPETQNNIQLGSFDLILANPPFGAKIPVIGENLLKQYELGYFWQENNIQSGIDQNKGKYLITKELREKQPPQILFIERIIQLLKNGGRAGIVLPEGVFGNPSDRYVWEYVKKYCSILGIISLSQETFQPSTHTKTSVVFLEKKPNNRSQVFMAIAKNIGHDKNGKPTFKFNKDGSYIFDKQGNKILDDETPEIAQNFIKFLSGNLEEESVLGFAVPTTETENHIYIPETYKPEVKQILNQIKKSGLYDLVKVGDLVERGILQIKRGNEIGSKYYGTGDVPFVRTTDIVNWEIKANPIKSVAEEIYLQYKKQQDVRENDILFVNDGTFLIGRSAILTRNDTKCIIQSHLRKIRVLQMNELNPFYLFYLLNSNIVQKQVEMLTFVQATLSTLGNRIMDLQLPIHKDKNEIVRIGNEVQAIIELKKQLKERTNVLINNSL; this is encoded by the coding sequence ATGGACATTTTTATCTCAGCCGAACTCAATAAGCCGAAAAAATTGATTTACAAGCAAGACCTTACGCCTATCAATAACCTAAAAGTTGTTTTTAGGGAGATAAGAGATTATTTTGCGGGAAACGTAACGGGCATAACCAGAGATGAAAAAATTGCTCAAAATATTATGCGTTTGCTTTTTTGTAAAATTTATGATGAAAAATATACAGAAAAGGAGCAATTAGTCAATTTTGCAAATAGACCTAATGAGAATTTGCCAGATTTTCAAAAACGAATTTTTACCCTTTTTGAAAATGTAAAAAACCAATATACCGATATTTTTGAAACAGAAGAAGAATTAGAAATTCAAGCAAATGATTTATCTTTTATTGTGTCTAAAATGGAAGAACATTCTATTTTAAACGCAGACCGAGATATTATTGCTGATGCTTTTGAAGAATTGATAGGTACTTCGTTTCGTGGTGGAGAAGGGCAGTTTTTTACGCCTCGCAATGTGGTGCAAATGATGATTGATGTTTTACAACCCACATCAGGCGAAAGAATTATAGACCCCGCTTGCGGTTCAGGGGGGTTTATTGCCCATATTTTACAACATTTAATTAAAAATAAAGCCTCAAATTATTATCTTTCAGGTATTGATAAAGATTTATTTTTATCTAAGTTAGCTAAAATTTATCTGACTATTTTGGGTGAAAGTGAATATCATATTTTTTGTGAAAACAGTCTTGAAGTGCCTACCTTGTGGAAACCTGAAACGCAAAATAATATTCAATTAGGGAGTTTTGATTTAATTTTAGCAAACCCACCTTTTGGAGCAAAAATTCCTGTCATTGGCGAAAATCTATTGAAACAATACGAATTAGGCTACTTTTGGCAAGAAAATAATATACAAAGCGGAATAGACCAAAACAAGGGTAAATATCTAATAACCAAAGAATTAAGAGAAAAACAACCACCTCAAATTTTGTTTATTGAACGCATTATACAACTTCTGAAAAATGGCGGAAGGGCAGGTATTGTTTTGCCCGAAGGCGTTTTTGGTAATCCGTCAGACCGTTATGTTTGGGAATATGTGAAAAAATATTGTTCTATTTTGGGTATTATTTCGCTTTCCCAAGAAACTTTCCAACCCAGTACGCACACCAAAACAAGCGTAGTTTTTTTAGAAAAAAAGCCAAATAATCGCAGTCAAGTGTTTATGGCAATCGCCAAAAATATAGGACACGATAAAAATGGAAAACCAACTTTTAAGTTTAATAAAGATGGTTCATATATTTTTGACAAGCAAGGCAACAAAATTCTTGATGATGAAACCCCCGAAATTGCTCAAAATTTTATAAAGTTTTTAAGTGGAAATTTAGAAGAAGAAAGCGTTTTAGGTTTTGCAGTACCTACCACAGAAACTGAAAATCATATTTATATTCCTGAAACCTATAAGCCCGAAGTAAAACAAATATTAAATCAAATTAAAAAAAGTGGTTTGTATGATTTAGTAAAAGTAGGAGATTTGGTAGAAAGAGGGATTTTACAAATCAAAAGGGGCAATGAAATAGGCTCAAAATACTATGGAACAGGTGATGTGCCTTTTGTGCGAACTACCGATATTGTGAATTGGGAAATTAAGGCAAATCCCATAAAATCAGTAGCCGAAGAAATTTATCTTCAATACAAAAAACAACAAGATGTAAGAGAAAATGATATTTTGTTTGTCAATGATGGTACTTTTTTAATTGGTAGAAGCGCAATTTTAACCAGAAACGACACAAAGTGCATCATTCAAAGTCATTTGCGAAAAATTAGGGTATTACAAATGAACGAATTAAATCCATTTTATTTATTCTATTTGCTCAACTCAAACATAGTACAAAAACAAGTAGAAATGCTTACTTTCGTGCAGGCTACACTTTCCACTTTGGGCAATAGGATTATGGATTTGCAGTTGCCTATTCACAAAGATAAAAATGAAATTGTGAGAATTGGCAATGAAGTACAAGCCATTATTGAATTGAAAAAACAGCTCAAAGAAAGAACTAATGTATTGATAAATAATAGCTTATGA
- a CDS encoding Rpn family recombination-promoting nuclease/putative transposase, with protein sequence MAKYINPYTDFGFKKLFGEEANKDLLIDFLNQLLPAHHQIADLNFRNVENLADLSAERKAIFDIHCKALSGERFIVEMQKAKVKYFKDRSLFYVTFPIRDQAQTGEWNFRLEPIYFVAVLDFEYDEAEEKRKFRRDVALKDQDGDLFFDKLHFKFLQMPLFNKKENELETKFDKWCYFLKNLESFDHIPNILNEPIFQKAFETAELAGLSAEQRAIYEENLIQYWGMKSAIETAMETAVEENKVEIAKRMILAGSDDNFINQMTDLSVDYIKKLRAELKK encoded by the coding sequence ATGGCAAAGTACATCAATCCCTATACAGATTTTGGCTTCAAAAAACTTTTTGGCGAGGAAGCAAATAAAGACCTTTTGATTGATTTTTTGAACCAACTTTTGCCTGCCCATCACCAAATTGCAGACTTAAATTTTCGCAATGTTGAAAATTTGGCAGATTTGTCGGCAGAAAGAAAAGCTATTTTTGATATTCATTGCAAGGCACTTTCGGGTGAAAGATTTATCGTAGAAATGCAAAAGGCGAAGGTAAAATATTTCAAAGATAGAAGTTTATTTTATGTAACTTTTCCAATCCGCGACCAAGCCCAAACAGGTGAATGGAATTTCAGGTTAGAACCTATTTATTTTGTGGCTGTTCTTGACTTTGAATATGACGAAGCGGAGGAAAAACGCAAATTTAGGCGTGATGTTGCGTTGAAAGACCAAGATGGAGATTTGTTTTTCGACAAACTACATTTCAAATTTTTGCAAATGCCCTTATTCAACAAAAAGGAAAACGAATTAGAAACTAAGTTTGACAAATGGTGTTACTTTCTGAAAAATTTAGAAAGTTTTGACCATATTCCAAACATTCTTAATGAGCCTATTTTTCAAAAGGCTTTCGAAACTGCGGAATTAGCAGGTTTGAGTGCAGAACAGCGTGCCATTTATGAAGAAAACCTCATTCAATATTGGGGCATGAAAAGTGCTATTGAAACAGCTATGGAAACGGCAGTAGAAGAAAATAAGGTTGAAATTGCAAAACGTATGATTTTGGCTGGTTCTGATGATAACTTTATAAATCAAATGACAGATTTATCAGTTGATTACATCAAAAAATTACGTGCTGAACTGAAAAAATAA
- a CDS encoding peroxiredoxin-like family protein yields the protein MLLDTQNFNFSQELAQEKQKMEQDLATLDKDEQATVRQTVEYAELTDIPKTALRKGATIPNFSLPNHEGKQVAIRDLYQKKPLVITFYRGQWCPFCSLQLRSLQQHLSQIENAPALLVAISAQTPDYTLSTKEKFNLGFEVLSDKNAEVAHLFGIRYKIPNYLYEVYKKFGIDLELYNGTTPDVVALPASATYIVDTKGKIIFDFVAIHDYDKLDPKIVVDFLKKQANF from the coding sequence ATGCTTCTTGATACTCAAAACTTCAATTTTAGCCAAGAACTTGCCCAAGAAAAACAAAAAATGGAGCAGGATTTAGCTACACTTGACAAAGACGAGCAGGCAACCGTTCGCCAAACGGTAGAATACGCAGAGCTGACCGACATTCCCAAAACTGCCTTGCGAAAAGGAGCAACTATTCCCAATTTTTCCTTACCCAATCACGAAGGCAAGCAGGTAGCGATTCGCGATTTATACCAAAAAAAGCCACTTGTCATTACCTTTTATCGAGGACAGTGGTGTCCTTTTTGCAGCCTTCAACTTCGCAGTTTGCAGCAGCATTTGAGTCAAATCGAAAATGCGCCCGCTCTTTTGGTTGCTATTTCTGCCCAAACGCCCGATTATACGCTTTCTACCAAAGAAAAATTTAATTTAGGATTTGAAGTTTTAAGCGACAAAAATGCGGAGGTTGCACATCTTTTTGGTATTAGATACAAAATTCCAAATTATTTATACGAGGTCTATAAAAAATTCGGAATTGATTTAGAACTATATAATGGTACTACCCCTGACGTTGTCGCCCTACCTGCCTCTGCCACTTATATTGTAGATACAAAAGGCAAGATTATCTTCGACTTTGTAGCCATTCACGATTACGACAAATTAGACCCTAAAATTGTTGTTGATTTTTTGAAAAAACAAGCTAATTTTTAA
- a CDS encoding DHHW family protein, whose protein sequence is MSNSNANLSATTKTQKLEKRYALYFNSILFSVLLGFLGILFFASPLFGKRPQVSESEKRKLAQMPSLSVSNFFSGKYLDSIDLYFADNFPFRENFVAFAFEIKQNKGIRSEEIGFYGGEIVLNPELEENLKNEADSLLAAEKSTDTLRQLRLEDSTSAENVENEEVIAQESEVTRSHGMLIYNGMAIQLFGGTEKTAQTFIEASNAYYEKIGDKATIYSLIVPIHAEFYLPDNYRKHSRSESKNINYIYSKLNENIQTVSALEEMRPHKDEYLYFNTDHHWTGLGAYYAYRAFCKTAKLSALPLDSLERKVIPNFLGSLYRMTRDSRLKEKGDSVVYYKIPYTTTAEAFSATNLVKGRKCSLYSELYAKGANSYGVFLGADFPMMRIDSPQIQTGRRAIILKNSYGNPFTTYLPAHFEKVFVIDYRYFKGSISKLVEEHDITDVILFNVSSLANTTSHARLLKKIL, encoded by the coding sequence ATGTCTAATTCAAACGCCAATTTGAGTGCTACCACAAAGACCCAAAAACTTGAAAAACGGTACGCCCTTTATTTTAATAGCATTTTATTTTCTGTTTTATTAGGTTTTTTAGGGATTTTATTTTTTGCAAGCCCTCTTTTTGGGAAACGCCCCCAAGTTTCGGAAAGTGAAAAGCGAAAACTTGCCCAGATGCCGAGCCTAAGTGTGAGCAATTTCTTTTCGGGGAAATATTTAGATAGCATAGACCTATATTTTGCAGATAACTTCCCTTTTCGTGAAAATTTTGTAGCCTTCGCCTTTGAGATTAAGCAAAACAAGGGCATTAGGTCTGAAGAGATTGGCTTTTATGGAGGTGAAATTGTACTAAATCCTGAATTAGAGGAAAACCTAAAAAACGAAGCCGACAGCCTACTTGCCGCCGAGAAAAGCACAGATACCTTGCGCCAACTTCGCTTAGAAGACAGCACAAGCGCGGAAAACGTTGAAAATGAGGAAGTTATTGCACAAGAAAGCGAGGTTACGCGCAGTCATGGCATGCTTATCTACAACGGCATGGCAATCCAACTTTTCGGGGGAACAGAAAAAACAGCACAGACTTTTATTGAGGCTTCTAACGCCTATTACGAAAAAATAGGAGATAAAGCAACTATTTATAGTTTAATCGTACCAATTCATGCTGAATTTTATCTTCCCGATAACTACCGCAAACATAGCCGCTCGGAAAGCAAAAATATCAACTATATTTATTCAAAACTCAACGAAAACATACAGACCGTTTCCGCCTTAGAGGAGATGCGTCCGCATAAAGATGAGTACCTATATTTCAATACCGACCACCACTGGACAGGCTTAGGGGCTTACTATGCTTATCGTGCCTTTTGCAAAACTGCAAAGCTAAGTGCCTTACCCTTAGACAGTTTGGAGCGAAAAGTAATTCCAAACTTTTTAGGCTCTTTGTATAGAATGACGCGCGACAGTCGCCTAAAAGAAAAAGGCGATTCGGTAGTTTATTACAAAATTCCTTACACGACAACGGCAGAGGCTTTTTCGGCTACTAATTTGGTAAAAGGTAGGAAATGCAGTCTTTATTCTGAACTATATGCCAAAGGCGCGAATAGTTATGGCGTTTTTTTAGGGGCAGATTTTCCTATGATGCGGATAGACTCCCCTCAAATTCAGACGGGTAGGCGAGCGATTATTCTAAAAAATTCCTACGGAAACCCTTTCACAACCTACCTACCTGCCCATTTTGAAAAGGTCTTTGTGATAGACTATCGCTATTTTAAAGGCAGTATCAGCAAGTTGGTAGAAGAACACGATATTACGGACGTGATTTTGTTTAATGTTTCTTCTTTGGCAAATACAACTTCACATGCCCGCCTTTTGAAAAAGATTTTATAG
- a CDS encoding Rpn family recombination-promoting nuclease/putative transposase — protein MSKKLIRFDWAMKKLLRNKANFGILEGFLSELLRFDVTIESILESEGNKQDEYDKYNRVDILVKSQNNELMLVEVQNDSEIDYFHRMLFGVSKLVTEYIKEGEPYGTIKKIYSVNIVYFGLGQGKDYVYEYKGEFVGLHQKDILTPTTLQKQDFKVEKVADIFPKYFILKVNNFNNTAKDTLDEWVYFLKNSEVKDTFKAKGLDKAKEKMRYENLTEEEKKMYDRFQENRRIEMSVEYTAKLEAKQERNFEVAKNLISLGSDNEFIAKATELTIEQIEQLRSTKA, from the coding sequence ATGAGCAAAAAACTAATTCGTTTCGACTGGGCAATGAAAAAATTGCTACGTAACAAAGCCAACTTTGGTATTTTGGAGGGTTTTTTATCCGAGTTGCTTCGTTTTGATGTAACGATTGAGAGCATTTTAGAAAGTGAAGGAAATAAACAAGATGAATATGATAAATATAATCGGGTGGATATTTTGGTAAAAAGTCAAAATAACGAGTTGATGCTTGTGGAAGTACAAAACGATTCTGAAATTGACTATTTCCACAGGATGCTTTTTGGCGTATCCAAATTGGTTACAGAGTACATTAAAGAGGGCGAACCTTATGGCACAATCAAAAAAATATACTCCGTCAATATCGTTTATTTTGGCTTGGGGCAAGGTAAGGATTACGTCTATGAATACAAGGGCGAATTTGTAGGCTTGCATCAAAAGGATATTTTAACGCCCACAACTTTGCAAAAACAGGATTTCAAAGTAGAAAAAGTAGCTGATATTTTCCCAAAATATTTTATTTTGAAAGTAAATAATTTTAATAATACTGCCAAAGATACGCTTGACGAGTGGGTGTATTTTCTGAAAAACAGTGAGGTAAAAGATACTTTCAAGGCAAAAGGTTTGGACAAGGCAAAAGAGAAAATGCGTTACGAAAATTTGACAGAAGAAGAAAAGAAAATGTATGACCGCTTTCAAGAAAATAGGCGCATTGAAATGAGTGTGGAATATACTGCCAAGTTGGAGGCAAAGCAGGAACGAAACTTTGAAGTTGCAAAAAATTTAATTTCGTTGGGTTCAGACAACGAATTTATAGCAAAGGCAACAGAATTGACAATTGAACAAATAGAGCAACTACGAAGTACGAAAGCGTAA